The stretch of DNA CAGCGGCTTCCGCGACCTCGACCGCGCCGCCCAGGCCGGCCTGAGTCTGTGCAAATTCAAGCCCGGCACCGTGGACGGCGTGCCCCAGCAGCTGTGGACAAAAATGCAATACGTCTGGAGCCTGGACTAACGCTACTTGAATCACATTTGCATGATTGAGTATTCTTCCATATAATATTGCCCCAGCGAAACGGAACAACCGCATCACGCAGGTTGTTCCGTTTTGCTTTTCTAGCCACACTTTAGGGAATAGCAAATGAAAAAGAATATCTTGTTCGCACTGATCGCAGCACTGGCTGCCCCACTGGCCGCTCACGCTGAAGGCAACTACTACGTCGGCGGCAACGTCGGCCGCGCCGAGCAGAAAGTGGATCTCGACGGCCTGTCGATCAAAGAACACAAAACCGCGTACAAAGTGTACGGCGGCTACAACTACAGCCAGAACTTCGGCGCCGAAATCGGCTTCGCCGACCTGCGTGAAGTAGAAAAAACCGGCAACGGCGCGCGCATCGCATCGAAACCGCAATCGCTGTACGTGGCTGCCGTGGGCACCCTGCCGCTGAACGAACAGTTCGCGCTGATCGGCAAACTGGGCGTCGCCTACAACCATGTCAAAGTGTCGGCATCGGCGCCAGGCTACTCGGACAGCGCATCGGATAACCGCACCTCGCCATACATCAGCGCCGGCGCAGCGTATGTACTGAACAAAAACGTCAGCTTCGTGGCGGAATACGAGTACTTCGGCAAAGTCGCCAAGGACGGCGACGCCAGCATCAAAGCCAACCTGGTATCGGTTGGCGTGCGTTATGCGTTCTAAGCTTTAGCGCTTAAACAAAAAGCCGGCATGCGCCGGCTTTTTTCATTCAAGCGTAACGAGTTCTATCATCGGCGCCTTGCCCAGCGGCTGCTCGCTGCACAGCACCACCGACAATTCGGCATGCGGCAGCACGACAGCGTGTCCGCCGGCCGCCACGCCCAACTTGAAGCGGGCTTCCTTCTCGCTCCACAAACGGTAAAAGCCTTCGACCCGTTCATCATCGGGTAAGCCTTGCAGACGCTCCCACCGCAGCATCTCGCCGCTGTCGAACGCTTGCGCAGCCAGCGCGTTCAGGTCGCGCGCCGCATCCTTCATCTCGATATCCAGTCCCAGCGCAGTTTGCGCACTGACCGCACACGCCACCCAGCGGCCGCTGTGCGAAATGCTGAAACCCGGCGCTACACCCTTGATTGCCGGCGCCACCATGCGCGGCGCCTTGCCAACCTGCTCGTCGAGACGGATCTCCTGCGGCGTCACGCCCAGCAAGCGCGCCAGCATCATCCGCAACAGCACGCGGCCGACGATGAACTGGCGCTGCCGCTGCGCGCGCACGAAGCGCTGATGACGCGCCATCTCGTCCGCCGACAGCCAGCCACGCCAGCGCTGCAAATCAGCATCCGCCACCGCATCCGCGTCGACCATCCAGAGTGTAGCCTTCGTCATCTTGAACATTGCCAGAATCAAAAGGGCATTATAAACGAGGGCCATTCGCGCCGCCGGCGGCACGCTGCGGTCGAAGTCGATATGTGGGAGCTGTCGCATGGACTCTGACGCGCCGGAATTTCGGGCTAAAGCCAGCCCTCATCGCGCAAATGAATGAAGTATTCGCGCGCTTCACCGAGGTTGGGCAAGTTATACTGTAAGGCTCGCGGCCCGCAGGCAATTTCAAGCGCGGGCCGCTATTGACCTATGCCGATTTTTGCCGGCGCAGCAACAAGGAATAACATGATTACCAAAGAAGAAATGGTCGCGCTGTTCGACGACATGAAACAAAACGCCCCATGGGATCTTAGCAAGCCGCTGTTGTGGGGCTACTTCTTCGCCGACGCCGACAAGGCCAAGCTGGAAACCGCGCAGGCGCTGCTGAAAGCCAAGGGCTACCAGGTGGTCGGCATCTACGACTCCAAACCGGAGGGCGACAGCCCGGCGCTGTGGTGGCTGCATATCGAAAAAGTCGAGAAGCACACGGTCGACACGCTGCACGCCCGCAACCAGGAATTCTACAAGTTCGCCGAAGAACAGCAGCTGGAATCTTACGACGGCATGGACGTCGGCCCGGCTTCCTGACCCGCCGCAAGCGCCCAATCGAACAGGCTATCGCGGCTGTTTGGCCTTATTATTTCTTTAATATAGCCACTCTTTAACCCGCGATGCTCTCGAAACTCTCGTTTCGCCAGCTGCTGCTGGGTGTCTTTTTGCTGATTGCCGTGTTGTTGAGCGCCGCCTCGCTGCACGCTTTGTGGACGCTGGACCGCCTGGCGGCCCACAGCCGCGACAGCGGACACCACGCGCTGGCGCTCACTGAAAATACCCAACAGTTGGCCGAACGCAGCGTCGCCATGACGCGCAGCGCCCGCCAGTACCTGGTGCTGGACGATCCCGCCTTCCGCAAACGCTACGCCGACGCCTGGCGCGACGCCCGCCTGTCGCTCGACGCGGTGGCGGCCGCCCTGCCGAACGCGCCCGAAGCGCTGTTCCAGCGCTGGCGCCAGGCCAGCGAACAGGCGTGGGATATCCTGCAAATGCCATCCCGCTCGCGCAACAGCGCGCGCCAGCAGGCACTGGAAAAAGCGCTCGATCCGCTGCCCACCATCAACGAGCAACTGGCCGAGGAAGTCAAACAGGAAGTCGAACGCCGCAACGCCGAGCTGTTGGCCGAACTCGACCAACGGCGCGCCGTGCTGAAGGCGCAAGTGATCGGCTCCATCCTGCTGGCCGCGCTGCTGGCGTCCGGCTTCGGCCTGTGGCTGTCGCGGCCACTGGCGCAGATCGAGCAGGCCATCGACACGCTCGGCGAAAGCCGCTACGACCAGACGGTGGTGGTGCGCGGCCCCAGCGACCTGCAACGCGTGGGCCAGCAGCTGAACTGGCTGCGTCAGCGCCTGGCCGACCTGGAAGCCGACAAGGCGCGCTTCCTGCGACACATCTCGCACGAACTGAAAACGCCGCTGGCGGCGCTGCGCGAAGGCGTGGCGTTGCTGGAAGACGGCGTGGCCGGCGCGCTGTCGCCCAACCAGCGCGAGATCGCCGGCATCCTCAACCAGAACACCGCCGCGCTGCAATCGCAGATCGAAGCGCTGCTGCGCTACAACACCGCCACCTTCGACGCCCAGCACCTGCACCGTCAGCCGGCCGACATGGGCGACCTGCTGGCGCACGCCATCGATAGCCAGCGGCTGCAATGGCAGGCCATGCGCCTGACCGTGGCCACCGAAGGCAAGGCGCGCAGCATCGCCATCGATACCGACAAGATGGCGATTGCAGTCGGCAACCTGCTGTCGAACGCCGTGCGTTTCAGCCCGCCGGACGGCCTGATCTCCTTCCGCCTGGGCGAACTGGACGGCATGCTGCTGCTCGATTGCCGCGACCAGGGGCCGGGCGTGGCGCCGGACGACGCCGCCCATATCTTCGAACCGTTTTACCAGGGACAGCGCCAGCCGCCCGGCGCCCGCCGCGGCAATGGCATCGGACTGTCCATCGTGCATGAATACGTGGCCGCGCATGGCGGCCTTCTCAAACTGATGCCCTCGCAACGAGGCGCCCACTTCCGCATTGAATTGCCCTATGAATCCTAAGCTCCCCCTGATCCTGACCGTGCTGGCCTGCCTGTCGCTGGCCGCCTGCACGCTCAACTCGCCGCTGCCGGCCGAACCGCCGCCGGCGCCAACGCCCCCACCGGTGATCGAACTGGTGGCGCCGCCATTGCCGCCGCCGGACGAGGTCGGCCCGCTGCTCAGCTACCACCAGTCGCTGCGGCGCATGAGCCAGGGCGAGCTGGTCAAGGAACTGAGCGGCCTCGGCCTGCAACAGCGCAGTCCGCGCGTAGCAATCCAGATGGGCATGGCGCTGATGCTAACGCGCGGCAATGGCGACCTGGCCCGCGCGCAGGCGCTGCTCGACAGCGTGGCCACCGCGGCCGATGTGGACGCCGCGCCGTTGCGGCCGCTGGCGCAACTGTTGTCCAGCAACTGCGCCGAAGCCCGCCGCCTGTACGACCACGTCGACAAGCTGGCCACGCAGCAAAAAGAAAACCAGCGCCGCATCGATCAGTTGAGCGACATGCTGGAAGGCCTGAAAACCATCGAACGTACACTGCCGGTCCGCCCGGCGCCAGGACCACAGGTGACCAAATGACGACGACTCAAGGCCAGGGCGCCCACCTGCTGCTGGTGGATGACGACGACGACCTGCTGCGCCTGCTCTCGATGCGGCTAACCGCCAACGGCTACCGCGTCACCGCCGTCGGCAGCGCCGAAGCGGCCGTGACGCGGCTGTCGATGGAGCTGCCTCGTCTGGTCATCAGCGACATCCGCCTGCCCGACCGCGACGGCATGTGGCTGTTCCAGGAAATCCGCCGCAGCTACCCGGCGCTGCCGGTGATCCTGCTGACCGCACACGGCACCATTCCCGATGCGGTGGAAGCCACCACACTGGGCGCCTACGCCTACCTGACCAAGCCGTTCGACGCCAAGCTGCTGCTGGAGCGCATCGCCCAGGCGCTCAGCCTGTCGGCGCCGGCCGCCAGCGCCACTGAAGCCGGCGAGGACTGGCGCGCCGCCATCATCAGCCGCAGCCAGTGCATGGACGAGCTGCTGGCCGAAGCCCGGCTGGTGGCGGCCTCCGACGCCAGCGTGCTGATACGCGGCGAAAGCGGCACCGGCAAGGAGTTGCTGGCGCAAGCCATTCACCGCGCCAGCCGGCGCGCCAAGGCGCCGTTCATCGCCGTCAACTGCGGCGCGATCCCGGAAGCGCTGCTGGAATCGGAACTGTTCGGCCACGTCAAGGGCGCCTATACCGGCGCCGTCGCCGCGCGCGAGGGTCTGCTGCAGGCGGCCGACGGCGGCACCCTGTTCCTCGACGAGATCGGCGACATGCCGCTGCTGCTGCAAGTTAAACTGCTGCGGGTGTTGCAGGAGCGCGTGGTGCGCCAGCTGGGTTCGGACGTGGCCAAGCCGGTCGATGTGCGTATCCTGTCGGCCACCCACCGCGATCTGGATGTCGCCATGCGCGAAGGCCAGTTCCGCGAGGATCTCTATTACCGCCTCAACGTCATCGCCCTGACCTTGCCGCCGCTGGCGCAACGGCGTGAGGACGTGGCGCCGATGGCCAACCAGTTCCTGCAAACGCTGGCCGCCAAATACGGCAAGACGGTGCGCGGCTTTGCGCCGGACGCGCTGGAGGCGCTGACCATGTCGTCCTGGCCCGGCAATGTGCGGCAGTTATATAACGTGGTCGAGCACGTTTGCGCGCTGGCGACGGCGCCGCTGGTGCCCTTGTCGCTAGTGCAACGGGCGCTGCGGGTGCCGTCGCTGGAGGTGCTGAGCTACACCGAGGCGCGCCTGCGATTCGAGCGCAATTACCTGGTCCAGCTGTTGAAACTGGCCGACGGCAACGTCGCCGACGCCGCCCGCCTGGCCGAGCGCAACCGCACGGAATTCTACCGTCTGCTGCAGAAACACAATCTGGACGCTAGCCTGTTCCGCAGCGATGTCGCCGAAGAGCGACAAGACGAATCGCTTAAAAATCAATGACTTAAGTAATGGCGACGCAACGTCGTCGCTATTTCCCGACAAATTTGGACACATAATCCATATTGTCATAGTTCCACGAGGGAACAATATAGCTAAGCCATTGAATTCAAATAGAAAATCAGAGCTGGCACGGGGTTTGCAAAGGAGTTGGCTAACGTCACTGACGTCTTATCCTCAAACTCGATAAAGGAAGCAAATCATGATGACCAACAAACTGATCGCCCGCCTGCTGGTAGCCACCGCTCTGACCGCCGCCGCCGCAACCGGAACCGCCTTCGCCGCTGGCCAACAGGATGGAGCACTGGCTGGCGCCGCGAAAGCCGGCACCGCCACCAATGACGAGGCCATCACCAGCAAGATCAAGGCTTCGCTGGCAGATCAAAAGCAAATCGGCGTGACCACCGCAGACGGCGTGGTCACCCTGTCGGGTAGCGTTGCCAGCACCGATGTTGGCACCAAGGCCATCCAGGTCGCATCGGCCGTACCAGGCGTGAAGGAAGTAAAAAGCGAGCTGACTGTCGCTTCGAAGTAAAGATGTAGCCGGCTTTAAACTGTAGAGAGAACCCTTTGCCGGTCAGCGTGCGTAGACGCTGACCGGATTTTTTTATTCAGCTCAGGTTTTCCAGACGGATCTTGGTGACGCTGCCGCCCACCGTCGACAAGGCTTCCATCTTGGCAATCGCCGCCGTCACATGCTTTTCCTGCGTCTGGTGCGTCAGGAAAATGATATCGGTGCGGGTCTCGCCTTCCGCCGGCTCTTTTTGCAGCATGGCGTCGATCGAAATGCCGCCATCGGCCAGAATCCGCGTCAGGTCGGCCAGCACGCCCGGCTCATCGCTCACATCCATGCGCAGGTAGTAGCTGGTGGTCACTTCCGACATCGGCAGAATCTCGATATTGGTCATGGCGTTCGGCTGGAACGCCAGATGCGGCACGCGGTGCTCCGGATCGGCCGTGGCCAGGCGGGTGATGTCCACCAGGTCGGCGATCACCGCCGAGGCGGTCGGCTCCGAACCGGCGCCCTTGCCGTAGTACAGCGTCGCGCCGACGGCGTCGCCCTGCACCAGCACCGCATTCATCGCGCCTTCCACATTGGCGATCAAACGCTTGGATGGAATCAGGGTCGGGTGCACGCGCAGCTCCACGCCTTCCTTGCCGTTGACCTTGGCGCGCTTGGCGATGCCCAGCAGCTTGATGCGGTAACCCAGTTGCTCGGCGTAGCGGATGTCGATAGCGTTCAGCTTGGAAATGCCTTCCACGTGCGCCTTGTCGAACTGCACCGGAATGCCGAAGGCAATCGCCGACATGATGGTGGCCTTGTGCGCCGCATCCACGCCTTCGATGTCGAAGGTCGGGTCGGCTTCCGCATAACCCAGTTCCTGCGCCTGCTTCAGCACGGTGGCGAAGTCCAGGCCCTTGTCCCGCATTTCGGACAGGATGAAGTTGGTGGTGCCGTTGATGATGCCGGCTAGCCAGTCGATGCGGTTGGCGGTCAGGCCTTCGCGCAGCGCCTTGATGATCGGGATGCCGCCCGCCACGGCCGCTTCAAACGCCACCATGACGCCCTTGGCTTGCGCGGCGGCGAAAATCTCGTTGCCGTGCACGGCCAGCAGCGCCTTGTTGGCGGTGACCACGTGCTTGCCGTTTTCAATCGCCTTGAGCACCAGCTCGCGCGCCTGGTCGTAGCCGCCGATCAGTTCGACGACGATGTCGATTTCCGGATCGTTGACGATGTCGAACGGGCTGGCCACGACGTTGACCTTGCCGCCGGTACGGGTTTTGGCGCGTTCCAGATTGCGTGCCGACACGGCCACGATCTCGATGCTGCGGCCGGCGCGGCGGCGGATTTCTTCCTGATTGCGCTCCAGCACGTCGAACGTGCCACCGCCGACATTGCCGACGCCTAATAAACCTACTTTGATTGGTTTCATATGTGTTTCCAGAGATCTGACTTAGAAGCTGGCGCCGTGGCGCTTGCGGTAGCTTTCCATGAACTTGGCCATGCGGCCGAAGGCTTCCACCATATCGTCCGAGTTCGGCAGGAACACGACGCGGAAGTGATCCGGCGCGATCCAGTTAAAGCCGCTGCCCTGGACGATCAGCACTTTCGTTTCGGCCAGCAGCTCGTAGGCGAACTGCTGGTCATCCGCGATCGGATAGATCTTCGGATCGAGGCGCGGGAACATATACAGCGCCGCTTTCGGCTTGACACAAGTGACGCCCGGTATCTCGGTCAGCAGCTTGTAGGCCAGATCGCGTTGCTTCAACAGGCGCCCGCCCGGGCCCACCAGATCGTCGATGGACTGGTAGCCGCCGAGCGCAGTCTGGATCGCAAACTGCCCCGGAGCGTTGGCGCACAAGCGCATCGAGGCCAGCATGTTCAGGCCTTCGATATAATCTTTTGCGTGCGACTTTTCGCCCGACACCACCATCCAGCCGGAGCGGTAGCCGCAGGCGCGGTAATTCTTCGACAGGCCGTTGAAGGTCACGAACAGCAGGTCGTCCGCCAGCGAGGCGATCGACACGTGCTCGGCGCCGTCGTACAGCACCTTGTCGTAGATTTCATCGGCGTAAATAATCAGGTCGTGCTGGCGCGCCAGTTCGATGATCTGCAACAGCAGCTCGACCGGGTACAGCGCGCCGGTCGGATTGTTGGGGTTGATGACGACAATGGCGCGCGTGTTCGGCGTGATCTTGCGGCGCATGTCCTCGATGTCCGGATACCACTCCTGCTGCTCATCGCACACATAGTGCACCGGCGTGCCGCCCGACAGCGAGACCGCCGCCGTCCATAGCGGATAGTCCGGGGCCGGCACCAGCACCTCGTCGCCGTTGTTCAGCAGCGCGTTCATCGACATCACGATCAGCTCGGACGCGCCGTTGCCCAGGTAGATATCGTCAATGCTGACGCCGGCGATATTCTTGCCCTGGGTGTAGTGCATCACCGCCTTGCGCGGCGCAAACATGCCCTTGGAATCGGTATAGCCAGCCGCATTCGACAGGTTGATCTTCATATCCTGCACGATCTCGTCCGGCGGATCAAAGCCGAACACGGCGAGGTTGCCGATATTCAACTTGGTGATCTTATGGCCTTCCTCTTCCATTTGCCGGGCTTTTTCCGGCACCGGGCCGCGGATCTCGTAGCAGACTTCCGCCAGTTTGTTCGATTTTTGAATCGGTCGCAAAATAAAATCCTGTTTATGTGAGGCAAACTTCCATGACCTGCCAAAAATACCGGTGGCGGCCCATGCTGCAATGCAAAGAGGACCATTCTGCCGAAAGGGCCGATTTAATCAACCTTTCAGGCCGGACGCCCCTTGAAAACGCTACAATGACAACTTCTTTTGCGCTTTATACACCCGATTCCATCCACGATTTCCGACATGAAGCTCCACCAAAGCGATACCCAAAAATACCAGACCGTTACCGGCTACGACGAAACCGGCGTCGAAATCAACGCTGAGCGCTACAACTACAGCCTGATCGTGCTGCCGGAAGTGGCGCCGCGCGCCTGGAACGCGCCGACCTTCGAGTCGATCACCGCCGAACATTTCGACCTGATCGGCGCCGAGAATCCGGACGTGGTGATCCTCGGCACCGGCGCCCGCCAGCGCTTCATCCATCCCAAGCTGACCGCCGCGCTGACGCTGCGCCGCATCGGCGTCGAGTGCATGGACAGCCAGGCCGCCTGCCGCACCTACAACATCCTGATGGGCGAAGGCCGCAAGGTCGCGCTGGCCCTGATCATCGACGCCAACGAGGGCAAAAGCGCCTGATGAACGACCTCTACAATTCGAAGAAAGTCGTATGGGGACTGCTGGCCGCGTTCGTCATCGTCTGGCTGTACGTGCTGGGCGTGCGCACGCTGGTGCCGCCCGATGAAGGCCGCTACGCTGAAATGGCGCGCGAAATGTGGGCCACCGGCGACTGGATCACCACTCGCCTGAACGGCATCAAGTATTTCGAAAAGCCGCCGCTGCAAACCTGGATGAACGCAGTCTCGTTCGGCCTGTTCGGCCTGGGCGAGTGGCAAGCACGCCTGTGGACCGGGCTGTGCGGCCTGGGCGGCGTGCTGCTCACCAGCTACACCGCCAACCGCCTGTTCGGCCAGCGCACCGGCTTCTACGCCGCACTGGCGCTGGGTTCGACGCTGTACTGGGTCGCAGGCGGCCAGATCGATTCGCTGGACATGGGCCTGTCGGGCATGATGACCGTCGCCCTGTGCAGTCTGCTGATCGCCCAGCGTGACACCGCTACGCCCGCCGAGCAGCGCAACTGGATGCTGCTGTGCTGGGCCGGCATGGCGCTGGCGGTGTTAGCCAAGGGCTTGATCGGCGTGGTGTTGCCGGGCGCGGTGCTGGTGCTGTACACCCTGCTGTCGCGCGACCTGGCCATCTGGACCCGCCTGCACCTGGGCAAAGGACTGCTGCTGTTCTTTGCCATCGCCACGCCATGGTTTGTGCTGGTGGCGCTGAAGAATCCGGAACAGCCGCACTTCTTCTTCATCCACGAACACTGGGAACGATTCTTCCTCAAGACCCACCACCGCGAAGGCGCCTGGTACTACTTCCTGCTGCTGCTGATTCCCGGCGTGATGCCATGGTTCGGCCTGCTGCCGCAGGCGCTGGTGCAGGGCGTCAAGCGGGCGCCGGGGGTGTTCCAGCCCAAGCTGCTGCTGGTGCTCTGGGCCGTGTTCATCACCTTTTTCTTCAGCTACTCCAGCTCCAAGCTGCCGGGTTACATCCTGCCGGTGTTTCCGGCGCTGGCCATCCTGATCGCCAGCTACCTGGAAAGCGCCTCGCGCATGAACCGCATGCTGGCCGCCGGCCTGCTGCTGCTGCTCGGCGTGGCCGGCCTGGCGGCGCTGCCGCACTGGATCGGCTCGGCGCCGCGACATCCGGACGAACGCGCGCTGCTGGAAGCCTACCAGCCCTGGGTG from Duganella dendranthematis encodes:
- a CDS encoding outer membrane beta-barrel protein, whose protein sequence is MKKNILFALIAALAAPLAAHAEGNYYVGGNVGRAEQKVDLDGLSIKEHKTAYKVYGGYNYSQNFGAEIGFADLREVEKTGNGARIASKPQSLYVAAVGTLPLNEQFALIGKLGVAYNHVKVSASAPGYSDSASDNRTSPYISAGAAYVLNKNVSFVAEYEYFGKVAKDGDASIKANLVSVGVRYAF
- a CDS encoding BON domain-containing protein, whose protein sequence is MMTNKLIARLLVATALTAAAATGTAFAAGQQDGALAGAAKAGTATNDEAITSKIKASLADQKQIGVTTADGVVTLSGSVASTDVGTKAIQVASAVPGVKEVKSELTVASK
- a CDS encoding ribonuclease E inhibitor RraB, with amino-acid sequence MITKEEMVALFDDMKQNAPWDLSKPLLWGYFFADADKAKLETAQALLKAKGYQVVGIYDSKPEGDSPALWWLHIEKVEKHTVDTLHARNQEFYKFAEEQQLESYDGMDVGPAS
- a CDS encoding glycosyltransferase family 39 protein, with the protein product MNDLYNSKKVVWGLLAAFVIVWLYVLGVRTLVPPDEGRYAEMAREMWATGDWITTRLNGIKYFEKPPLQTWMNAVSFGLFGLGEWQARLWTGLCGLGGVLLTSYTANRLFGQRTGFYAALALGSTLYWVAGGQIDSLDMGLSGMMTVALCSLLIAQRDTATPAEQRNWMLLCWAGMALAVLAKGLIGVVLPGAVLVLYTLLSRDLAIWTRLHLGKGLLLFFAIATPWFVLVALKNPEQPHFFFIHEHWERFFLKTHHREGAWYYFLLLLIPGVMPWFGLLPQALVQGVKRAPGVFQPKLLLVLWAVFITFFFSYSSSKLPGYILPVFPALAILIASYLESASRMNRMLAAGLLLLLGVAGLAALPHWIGSAPRHPDERALLEAYQPWVLSAAIVAAAGGALAIFHARQLRRDLTVLTLAIAGFVSVQLILTGFEPYGNLRAGKQLALKMLPELQADTKIYSVSTYEQSMTFYLRRTVILVNYWDEFTFGLQQQPELSIPTVDGFIARWQEHTAQKVKAMAIVSDDAYRELKTKGVTMRVIAEDSRRLVITNL
- a CDS encoding sigma 54-interacting transcriptional regulator, producing the protein MTTTQGQGAHLLLVDDDDDLLRLLSMRLTANGYRVTAVGSAEAAVTRLSMELPRLVISDIRLPDRDGMWLFQEIRRSYPALPVILLTAHGTIPDAVEATTLGAYAYLTKPFDAKLLLERIAQALSLSAPAASATEAGEDWRAAIISRSQCMDELLAEARLVAASDASVLIRGESGTGKELLAQAIHRASRRAKAPFIAVNCGAIPEALLESELFGHVKGAYTGAVAAREGLLQAADGGTLFLDEIGDMPLLLQVKLLRVLQERVVRQLGSDVAKPVDVRILSATHRDLDVAMREGQFREDLYYRLNVIALTLPPLAQRREDVAPMANQFLQTLAAKYGKTVRGFAPDALEALTMSSWPGNVRQLYNVVEHVCALATAPLVPLSLVQRALRVPSLEVLSYTEARLRFERNYLVQLLKLADGNVADAARLAERNRTEFYRLLQKHNLDASLFRSDVAEERQDESLKNQ
- a CDS encoding sensor histidine kinase, encoding MLSKLSFRQLLLGVFLLIAVLLSAASLHALWTLDRLAAHSRDSGHHALALTENTQQLAERSVAMTRSARQYLVLDDPAFRKRYADAWRDARLSLDAVAAALPNAPEALFQRWRQASEQAWDILQMPSRSRNSARQQALEKALDPLPTINEQLAEEVKQEVERRNAELLAELDQRRAVLKAQVIGSILLAALLASGFGLWLSRPLAQIEQAIDTLGESRYDQTVVVRGPSDLQRVGQQLNWLRQRLADLEADKARFLRHISHELKTPLAALREGVALLEDGVAGALSPNQREIAGILNQNTAALQSQIEALLRYNTATFDAQHLHRQPADMGDLLAHAIDSQRLQWQAMRLTVATEGKARSIAIDTDKMAIAVGNLLSNAVRFSPPDGLISFRLGELDGMLLLDCRDQGPGVAPDDAAHIFEPFYQGQRQPPGARRGNGIGLSIVHEYVAAHGGLLKLMPSQRGAHFRIELPYES
- a CDS encoding 4'-phosphopantetheinyl transferase family protein, producing the protein MFKMTKATLWMVDADAVADADLQRWRGWLSADEMARHQRFVRAQRQRQFIVGRVLLRMMLARLLGVTPQEIRLDEQVGKAPRMVAPAIKGVAPGFSISHSGRWVACAVSAQTALGLDIEMKDAARDLNALAAQAFDSGEMLRWERLQGLPDDERVEGFYRLWSEKEARFKLGVAAGGHAVVLPHAELSVVLCSEQPLGKAPMIELVTLE
- a CDS encoding pyridoxal phosphate-dependent aminotransferase; protein product: MRPIQKSNKLAEVCYEIRGPVPEKARQMEEEGHKITKLNIGNLAVFGFDPPDEIVQDMKINLSNAAGYTDSKGMFAPRKAVMHYTQGKNIAGVSIDDIYLGNGASELIVMSMNALLNNGDEVLVPAPDYPLWTAAVSLSGGTPVHYVCDEQQEWYPDIEDMRRKITPNTRAIVVINPNNPTGALYPVELLLQIIELARQHDLIIYADEIYDKVLYDGAEHVSIASLADDLLFVTFNGLSKNYRACGYRSGWMVVSGEKSHAKDYIEGLNMLASMRLCANAPGQFAIQTALGGYQSIDDLVGPGGRLLKQRDLAYKLLTEIPGVTCVKPKAALYMFPRLDPKIYPIADDQQFAYELLAETKVLIVQGSGFNWIAPDHFRVVFLPNSDDMVEAFGRMAKFMESYRKRHGASF
- a CDS encoding Mth938-like domain-containing protein yields the protein MKLHQSDTQKYQTVTGYDETGVEINAERYNYSLIVLPEVAPRAWNAPTFESITAEHFDLIGAENPDVVILGTGARQRFIHPKLTAALTLRRIGVECMDSQAACRTYNILMGEGRKVALALIIDANEGKSA
- a CDS encoding homoserine dehydrogenase, which translates into the protein MKPIKVGLLGVGNVGGGTFDVLERNQEEIRRRAGRSIEIVAVSARNLERAKTRTGGKVNVVASPFDIVNDPEIDIVVELIGGYDQARELVLKAIENGKHVVTANKALLAVHGNEIFAAAQAKGVMVAFEAAVAGGIPIIKALREGLTANRIDWLAGIINGTTNFILSEMRDKGLDFATVLKQAQELGYAEADPTFDIEGVDAAHKATIMSAIAFGIPVQFDKAHVEGISKLNAIDIRYAEQLGYRIKLLGIAKRAKVNGKEGVELRVHPTLIPSKRLIANVEGAMNAVLVQGDAVGATLYYGKGAGSEPTASAVIADLVDITRLATADPEHRVPHLAFQPNAMTNIEILPMSEVTTSYYLRMDVSDEPGVLADLTRILADGGISIDAMLQKEPAEGETRTDIIFLTHQTQEKHVTAAIAKMEALSTVGGSVTKIRLENLS